The region GGATGTATATAAATAAGAGGTACCCCCCGTATAGCTTAATATGCCTTCTACAGTTTCGTTTATTTTTCTCATGCTAAGCTGTGTAAACTCACCATACCTCAAGGAGGAGTCCTAAGACAAGCcctgttatattattataatattgaaGCAGAGAGTTCCAGTGAAAACTCCTTCAGTACAACTCCAGTCATAGTTGCACACGATATTCTGTTTCGGGTTAAACATATTTTTAATGGAGTCAACAAATTTATTCGTAAATTGCTATATGTTTATATTTGAGTTAGTTTACACAAAATTTCTGAACATTGTTTAAATAAGAGAGAGTATGGTGATAACATAAGACGTGATCATTATAAACATATACTGTATTatctagatttagatttagaagttTAGTTTATTAGTAATATAAAATTTGGAGAAACTTAGTACAATGTCTTAGTGCTTGAAttgaggtgaaggaaagacccaatgcaTGTGTAAGTGTTTTAATACCAAAATTTCGGATTTAGTCTATTTTCTTTATGAAGGTAATGTAAACAATGTTCTGCCTATGTCagtcagttttttttattaatatattagatacatctgcatttgtgcagctaccctagactatatgaaggggagtacagtgtgtccaaaaagctagctacgtgatgctaaaaaatccccatcacacaggatggatagtcatacagaggcatgtgataagttgtctgccctggcagactctgggttcgttatgaggatatcatcaacacaagagtgaattaggcagcagtgatactaaaagtccccatctcgcaggatggttagtcatacagggccatatgtttagtagcctgcactggcaaattttgagtacactgtgaggatatcttcaagaacacgatagtgaataaagtaattgcaaagctccaggtacctcatgccaactggtctgaaaggtctaataactggccaTTCAGTGATGtaatgtgggagatcatgccacagttcctgctcacagagtttgcacctggagtgctcaggattgggagatctgtcacctgtagccacctgccacaggtaacggtaacccaacctgatccttgcaaccacagtgtcgcacagtctggtggacagtGTGACACAGTGGTCCACAGTTTACCATCTTCATGAAGGAAGGTACATTCGGATGAATTCTTTCATCCGAGAATTTAGTATTATAACACTTACATATGTATTAGGTCTTTCCTTCACTTTCCTATAACATTTATTACAGTTGCGGCTGCAGTGAGCAGGAGTACAACCACAGAAATAACTTCTAGCTTCGAATTAGGGTGAAGAGATGCGTATTGACAGAACATATGCAACACAAAACTAGCATGATAAGAAGATAATTCGAAAGATACCTAATATAAACTTATACTATGAAGGTGTAGATATTTGCACACCCTCAGTATTTCATATCAACAGATTTACGAGGTTGCCTCAGTTACTATCACTGGGCGCGACTCATGTATCATAGCTCAGACTTCAGTAGGATTTAAAATAATTGTCAATAAACCATCTTTTTGTGACTATTTCCTTAATAAAGGTCCTAAGTCGGAAGGTAGATGTCGGAAGCTTAATTGCTTAGATATGAACgagaaaattatagaaaatatgcaAAGTGTCTAAATATTTAGGATATTAAAAAAAGGaacatggatcaagcgtcgaactaTTCCTCGGCGAGTCGGGAAACAAACTTTTTTGTTAAACATCTTGCCAAATTACcctttttttattaacaagcttaggtatacacagcaatgtgctgttacCCTATTATATATGAAAGATTATACATTGTAGattaaaaactagctataagttcatctaatattcccatctcacaggatggttagtcatacacggaatcaggggagaaaatacctacCTCAGTACAAAAATAAATTAACTTTGACTAAATATTAACGTTATAATTTTTATAAGAGCTAAGCACTGATCatggaaatattatattatatttatttttaccagttTCTATCAAATTCCTCTCAAATAATGTctttttaacaagcttaggtatacacaacaatgtgctTCTACCCTATTCTGTAGAAGCACATTTTGATCTAccacacacagtgtagataaaaaccagctacaccctccctcatccaacatccccacctcacaggacagctagtcatacatggaatcaggagagagcaTGAAATGTAAggtatctattagcctccactagcaaaatctgggtacagcacaagaatatcttcaacTTCATACTcttctgagtgtatgaagtaattacaaatatcagagtacctcataccattcggtctgaagtcactgataacagggcaatcacaaatatagtgttggagagtatgtcccaacTCTTGTTCATATAGTTTACaactggaatgttcaccattgggggattcattacctgcagccacctgccatagatatcgatatcccaaatttcccggaAGAGTGACGTATCTGCAAAAAGTACCAATCGGCAACTTGGTTGCTCACCTATATATACTCCAGAGGGTCGCTGAAATTAGGTATTAGGTAGCAGGTCCTGGCAGCGGGAGGGCGAGACCCTTGGAGCTGCTTGGCTTGTTCCACATTACATCCACGGGAATTTACGACGTGTTAATTTTGTCTGGAAATATATTTTGCTAATAATTTTTAAGCTACAATTTGAGAGATCTGGAAGTCTCGTTGCCAGCAACCAATATGGATGCCGGACACAATATTAGTTTACTAATGTCTGGCGAGAACCCGACGCCAATGTCCCGGGAACTGGACATCCTGCAGAAGGACCTGGACACCCTCTTCCTCATTGTGTTCGGCATCCTCATATTCAGTAAGTACCAAAATCTgtgttttctctctttttttcaagTATTTAAACATATATATGGCACCTATTTCACATTTTGTATATTAATAAAATAGTTGTATAATAGTACAATAATCTGTGTgttagattttgttttattatGCTTAGAATAATGTATTTGGAATGCAATTTGTACTTTTGACTAACATTTGTTTATATTTCAGTCTTGCAGACCGGGTTCGCATTCCTTGAGGCAGGCTCCGTAAGGTCcaagaacaccaccaacatcctTCTCAAGAACATGCTCGATGTCTGTAAGTTATCAAACACCTTCGTTATTTGTTATCGTATCTGGCTTATGTCTGGTGAACCAGCACATGATTTTCTTATTCCTATCTCATAGCTAAAGTACGCTCTCAATGTATATAACTTTGCCGACTCTTGTATTCCTGTAATTTCCTGCTTTTGCTTTTCCATCTGCTGGTGTTATATACTAAATTGTTCTCTGTATTTAACCGACTTCCTCCCACCAAGCCTCACGTAGTAATAATGATATGAATTCCACAATCGTCCCCACCCTGTACTAACTATCTGCCCTGTTACTCTCCCCAGTCATTGGTGGCATAGCGTACTGGCTGGTGGGGTTCCCGCTGGCGTTTGGAGGCGGGAACAGCTTCTCTGGTACAGCATACTGGGCGTCGTACGGGCTGTCGGACGAGCACCTGGCCTTCTGGTTCTTCCAGTTCGTCAtcgccaccacagcctccaccatcATCTCGGGGTCGATGGCTGAGCGGTGTGCCTTCAATGCTTATCTCATCTACACGACCGTGCTGTCAGGTGGGTGTGAAGCCTCTTTCTCTCTGTAAAGTATGTTTCAAATTTAGCGGGGTACTTTACACTATTTTGTGGTCAATGAATAAATAACTTTACTCACTGgcgttatttatataatttagataaTATTTGAGAGGAACCTTAACAGGGCAATCTTGAGAGAAAGACAATTTTTTAGACAATAATAGCCTAACACTGATCATTATAATTAAACTTTGTGTTTCTCAATAAATTTAAAAGGCAATGCAAACAATAATACATTTCCCACGGAATTAATAGATACATTATAAAATACAGCAGTGTTGGTACAGCTGTAGTGTGCCGTGTTTTAATCATGTTTGTGTGTTGTAACAGCTCAGttatgataatatttgtatttgtacagCTGTGGTGTACCCGGTGGTgtcacactggacctggtcagacGTTGGCTGGCTCAAGACTCAACACTACCAGGACTTCGGTGGCTCTGGCGTCGTCCACCTCACAGGGGGCGTGGCAGCTCTTGTTGGGGCTGTAATTCTTGGGCCCAGAATTGGTCGCTTCGGACCCAAGGGCAAGGAGATACGTGGACACTCTGTGCCGGTATGTTCATAGAACAGTGGTAATATATTATTATCTGAAGTCATGAAGCAAGATATAAATATTTGTGGATTATCAtgtttaatacaaatattacacgtcAAGGTGGAGGTGTAAAGTTGTGTTTGAACTTCCAGCTGGCAGCTCTGGGAGGCTTCATCCTGCTCTTCGGGTTCCTGGCCTTCAACGGAGGGTCCCAAGCGTCCATCAGCCACGAGGGTGATGCTGTAGCCATTGCCAAGGCTGTCTTTAACACTGTGATCTCGGCGTCTTCAGGAGGCATCGCTGTGCTCTTGGTGTACCGTTCTGTGCTGTGTGGGAGGGAGTCCACCTGGTCCTTCCTAATGGCTCTTAATGGTTCTCTCGCTGGCATGGTAAGTACCGCTCAGCACTGTGTGGCCGGGAGTCCATTAGTGCTAGTATGATGGACTCTGCTCGCTGTAAATTTTCATTGACAGACGTTTGATTTAAACTTAACTTAGTATTATGATAACATAACAAATTTCATATCAAAATGGTGTTACTTGCAATATGTCTGAGTTTGTTTATCCAATGCTTAAGGACATGTTTCCATGACAGGTGTCAATCAGTGCCGGGTGCAACGTTGTGCGGCCGTGGAGTGCCTGTGTCATTGGCACAGTGGGTGGATCAGTGTTCCTCGCCATCCACACCCTTCTGCCCAAGTTGAAGGGTACGTTACTGATTCTCTCGCCGCTCAGTTTTCTTAACTTTGTCTCAAGAAGGCAACAAGTAGCCGGCTTTATCTAACTTGAGTTTGAAATATTTTAACTTTAACGTTATGTTCTGTAGATGGCATATActtaaataatatttataaaattttatattattgGGAAGTGTACGTGCATATTGGGACTGTTGAGGTTGTGAGTGTAAAGTTAATTAATATTTCTTCCACAGTTGACGACCCACTTGATGCTGTGGCTGTGCACATgggaggtgggttgtgggggctggttgCTGTGGCCCTCTTCCAGGATGGTGGCATTGTGTACGGGGGCAGCGCGGAGGTCCTCGCCTGGAACATAGTGGGGGCGCTGGCCATAGTGGCCTGGTCTGGTGGTCTTTGTTTGCTTATGTTTGGTTCCCTCAGGCTGCTCGGCCTCTTGAGGGTGCCTCCTGAAATGGAAATTGCAGGCAAGTGAAGATAATACATAAAGTTTTCACTTTtgtattatataattgataattgttatatttttagTGTTATGAACGCATTCATTATACATTGTATATGTTCTATATCTCTAACAATATCTGTACGCCAGGAATGGACATCTTGAAGCACGGAGAGCCAGCCTACCCAGCTGACGCTTGGCTGGAGAGCCAGTACGATGGATCCGTAAACACTCAGGAGAACAAGAGGAATTCAAGTAAGTTGTAAACTAAGTTGCTTTTAAAGTTTTGTGTGTGAtgtttatttatttgatattaatgAAATGCATCATAGAAATTCATACAGTTTTGTCATCAACATTTTCCACTATTAATCTAATCCATTATTTTCCAGATCTTCCACCCAACATGTCTGCCCCGGAAGAATTTGGCTTGACTAATTCCCAGGACCCAGCTCCAGTCCCTGGACATCTTGTATACTGGAGTCGTGCAGGACCAGTCCCATCCCACCTCTCACCCGTCGTGTCCCTCAACAACCACGAAGCTAACCACTTGAACTCCAACAATAGTGTCTCTGAAGCTGGCTTCACAGTCCGACTGGGAGACCATGATCTGCGAGTCCTCGTTGAACCCAGAGATCAACGTGTTCAAGATGCTCATTGTTACACCAATGAGGCTTTTGACGAAACCACAAAGCTTTAAGATTATCTTTTAtttgtcattacttatgaaagtatttgtatgttgtcattacttatgaaagtatgtgtatgttgtcattacttatgaaagTGGGTGTATGTTTGTCATTACTTATGagagtatgtgtgtttgtcattacttatgaaaCCTCAAAACTCTGAGATTCTCTGTTCGTTCTTCGACATTAAAGCTTGCCTGTATTGATTCGGTAAATTgacttaattaatttatattatttttctgcACTAATTAcatgaaatatattatatatatttttgtatatatatttttttattcggTGAACTTAGTAAGAAATCTGATAAACTAAAGGTTTAACAAGAATTACGTTAAGGTAAAGGATGTTGACAGAGAAAGATGGCGAGCATATTTTACGACTTAAAGTAGGGACTGGTATGAAGTATGGAGGGACTTGAAGTATGTGCCTAGCCACATACCTTCGCCCGACAGTCTTCCAAGAACTGCCATCGCTTATGCACTTTAATTGTGCATTTTTTTACATTTGCATTGTTCTTAATGGGTTGTATTCAAGTGTTTAACTATCAATAAGTTTCCTATTCTCGGATAATTACTTCCTGTTGTCTGGTCTTGATGATTTGATGGCCCATAAGATAATAGACTTGCGGTGGATTACTACCTAACTGGATGTAAGATAACATAAGAAATGATTTTAACATGTTTGAAAGGAGTAAGGAAAACAAAAAGGAATTATAAAGTGGAGACATTTCCCCAACGGAGACATCACCCGCCAGAGACATTACctgccagacacatcatccatcatccacatcatccaccagaatcatcacccaccagacacatgatccaccagacacatcacccaccagacacatcatccaccagaatcatcacccatcatccacatcatccaccagaatcatcacccaccagacacatcatccaccagagtcatcacccaccagacacatcatccaccagtatcatcacccaccagacacatcatccaccagagtcATCattcaccagaatcatcacccaccagacacatcatccaccagtatcatcacccatcagacacatgatccaccagtatcatcaccctcCAGAATCATTACTCACCAgaaacatcatccaccagaatcatcacccaccagacacatcatccaccagaatcatcacccaccagacacatgatccaccagtatcatcacctaccagacacatcacccaccagacacatcatccaccagaatcatcacccatcaggcacatcatccaccagaatcatcacccaccagacacatgatccaccagtatcatcacccaccagacacattatccaccagaatcatcacccatcagacacatgATACACCAATATCATCACCCTCCAGAATCATtactcaccagacacatcatccaccagaatcatcacccaccagacacattatccaccagaatcatcacccatcagacacatgatacaccagtatcatcaccctccagaatcattactcaccagacacatcatccaccagaatcatcactcaccagacacatcatccaccagactcatcaccctccagaatcattactcaccagacacatcatccaccagactcatcacccaccagacacatcatccaccagactcatcacccaccagacacatcactcaccacacatcaccatccaccagacacatcatccaccagactcatcactcaccacacatcacccaccaAAATCATcactcaccagacacatcatccaccagaatcatcatccACCAGAGACAATCTTCCATATAACATTGAGGAGGGCGACGTTGAGGGACCTGTACCATGGGCTGTGGGGCGCCCGTGTGCTtcctgaggcccaccaccaccagacactcggGCTCGTACTGGATGGCCTCCATCAGGCTGCACTTGTCCATCGAAAATCGTCTGCTGTTAAGATACGTAGCCACGTTGGTGTTGAACAACCCTGTGGTGTCGCACAAGAGATATATCACATTTTGAGTCAAATCAATTATgttgaattaaataaatatatgtatttaaGAGAGAATGTTTTTTTCTGctcaaggggtggggggggggggggggggggcagacgctTGGACCTAGCCTCATCCAGCGTTGAAGGGTGAGTAATGTTGGCTATGCGCCCAGAGTGGGAGCGTCGGGGTCTATCTCCTCTATTCCCATTAAAAAGGACTCGGCATCAATGACCCTTTCCAAATATATCGGGGAGAGATGGTTGTCTGGGTCTATAGAACTTCACTCCACCCTTccttggaaaatatatatatatatatgtcgcaccgcaCTATTTTCGCCTAAAATgcagagtgattttcgttattttcaaatatttctttccaaattggtttattccaaataatattatataatatttagtaCACGAATTACTGACTTATGTTTGGTTAACCTAATAAGAacatttcttatgttcttaaaataatattactatattatattaagataatatagttcttaatataatatattatattcgtaatataatattaatatatcatATTAATAAAGAACATGAAATATTTCTTAGTTATGTTAATttaggttatgataggttaggtaagtttggtcgtatatctatgttagtttcaaATTAAAAATACGTTTAATCATATAAAAAATAATGGAAAGCTATATTATTTCATAAGATCTTTAGGAAAACCTCTGCTTATTAGACAAACCAGGGTTTGCATAGTAGACCaagtagtgcattctggctattaggtacaatatatagtagtagtaggcatccatcagtctcagaagaCTATGGTGTTGCGCTCTGGTCTGGAGAGGCCTCacgagggcacaaagccagggtaggttaatacggaggagaagctgttacccaggcagcaggtcccccctctccacggcgccgaaagtctccaatggaaaggcaaacgccaatgcgattggttccagcgccgtcgcaggaactgtgagttccagggatgacctcgaagttggtgaaaaaaggcacagggactccaaacccggagaccgccgtgttcggggccggagaagaaccacccccagcaagggtatgaacgaccccagcctcctgaagcagagctggGCCGCACGACTCcggggaggtggacgtcccggtcccgcacctacgggttccagacaaagATCGTCACAACCCTCTTTCACCGgaggccggcctccttcaagaaaaattagaaggaagagtgataattattaaatacaacaattattattataataaatataaaaatattattatatgtaattattattataataaatactataataataatataaataattaataattatcacacaatagttagtttaggttatttattatgcaccccatacccatcttgtgggtggtagtggaaagggttacagaggcacataatgggctcaggtactgaaccccacaattcatttagctaagcaagttacaatcttgatgagctagttacaaaattcaatataagtcgtcacatcaacaatgggttcgagatcgaccacaagtacaggttctaaattaagcaactgtccCACAATACAACCTCCTCCCCCCACCAATCTATggctcatccaataaaatcacaatatatatatatatatatatacatatatatatatatatatatatatatatatatatatatatatatatatatatatatatatatatatatatatactgccaggagcactctgcaactgtacATCTGCAATGCATGATAATAGGAACAAAAACAGGCAGGGCCCTCGTGTGttatgtggccctcgtgtgttgtgtggccctcgtgtgttgtgtggccctcgtgtgttatgtggccctcgtgtgttatgtggccctcgtgtgttgtgtggccctcgtgtgttatgtggccctcgtgtgttgtgtggccctcgtgtgttgtgtggccctcgtgtgttatgtggccctcgtgtgttatgtggccctcgtgtgttgtgtggccctcgtgtgttatgtggccctcgtgtgttatgtggccctcgtgtgttgtgtagccctcgtgtgttgtgtggccctcgtgtgttgtgtggccctcgtgtgttgtgtggcccttgttgtgttgtgtggccctcgtgtgttgtgtggccctcgtgtgttgtgtggcccttgttgtgttgtgtggcccttgttgtgttgtgtggcccttgttgtgttgtgtggcccttgttgtgttgtgtggccctcgtgtgttatgtggccctcgtgtgttgtgtggccctcgtgtgttgtgtggcccttgttgtgttttgtggcccttgttgtgttgtgtggccccaGTGTGttatgtggcccttgtgtgttgtgtggcccttgtgtgttgtgttacccttgtgtgttgtgtggcccttgtgtgttgtgtggtccttgtgtgttgtgtggtccttgtgtgttgtgtggtccttgtgtgttgtgtggtccttgtgtgttgtgtggcccttgtgtgttgtgtggcaggGCCACACAAACACTCAACAAACAAGCGCGCATCGGAACATGCAGGAACCGGGAACAAaaacccgctccccccccccccccacacacacaaccgcaCCCCATGCACATCCAAGTACACAACCGGATACAACCTCACAACACATAGCAAACAAATTAAATTACTGGACAGGAGAACAAACCTCAACGGGAGGCGAATATTTCTCAGGAAACTTATACAGAGGATATTTGTGCTTATAGGCCTCCCATATCAAATACTCCATGTCAGTAGGGGAACGATTCCCCTGCTTCCGGGGCCGCATAAACTCTGGAATCACTAAATCAAAAACGGCAGAAACGAAAACGGCGGCTCCCGGAGGTGGTCGACAGAAGTCGCATAACAAAGAGGGGCAAGGTAAACCACCTCCTCCGCCAGATAGTGGTCTTTTTttgttttggtagggacgcgagtctttattttcctcggcgtcaccccttcTATATAGGAACCACCGTGAAAGCGGAAGAAACCGAAGTAGAGTACGTAGACCGCCTAGACGGTTCCGCCGCCGGATGCGCAAGAGAAGAAGGCCTTTTTCAACACCACTACCAGATCACCACGCTCACCACGAACCTCATCAAGGGGGAACCatccccacgaagaaccggaaccatccgacgcgggcgacgcacccgaagcaagATCCACAGGCACCACACCAAAAGGGAAGTCCGAGACACTGTCACCGGCAGCCGCAGGCACGTGTACTTCACCACCACCGTAGAATGTGACGCAACCGGAAGGAACCACTTCGCCATCGCCGGAAGATCCAGAGTCGTCCAAATCTCccacatcagcccaggcagaagaTCGCCGGGAACGCTTGGactctggccgcacatcatcagatctGGAGGCCGACCCAGAGACACGGGCGTCACAAGCCGGGCGAACCAACACCCTCCGCAGGACGGCagaatcctcaaccacatggggtaccAGGCCGAGCACAATAGAAGACCCCTGTATCCACCCCAGCCGGGACACACGTCGAGGGCACAGAGACATGCTCAACAGTTGGAGAAGACGAAGACGACGTACAGAGATCCACGGGAAGACCCACGGGACCATCAGGAACACCAACGGGAGCAGGCATAACATGCAGCTGATGCCTTTGAACATTCGAAGACACCATAACGCTAGGAAGAGGGGCCACCACAGCAGATGTGTCGGGCGCCACAGGGGGGCCCCCAGCAGCCAATGGGACGGCCACATCCCCACCCAatgaatcctcctccacagggagcggtggaaaatcctcctcacagaAGAGATTCACGGGGACGACGGCAGCCTCagaacacccggcagcctgatgccccagcaGGCCACATCAAAAACTTATCCGCGGTTGTCGGGAATAATACACCAAAACATAATATCCGAGGAGCCGGACGGAGGACGGAATTCcgcccgcaggcgcatccccagggTCCGAATGTTCATTCACAAACACTGGACCTTTCCAGTAGAATAGGAGATGACACATAGAGCCATCTATATAaggagatcagataagaaatcagaagcggggagccacatagtgccactccatattaggtcacccaaggtgtgagtggtagcagtcgaaaaaacagtgaagataggtatctattatgcgccactatgatcatgttcatttatacagtaaagtatgacaatatatttaagtaaaaatgaatttatttgtataataaacactcatgggtgagtgccagttatgTCCCCCACATTCCTTAATGGGGTAGGTGTAAAACAggtgagggtggtcgcccgtacccttcctcgcacctaatggccttgactttaccgtaacagagttccacacccagcggaggtcgagtgggtcttatataggggtattaaattataaatctcctccaggggaGGAGACAAACGGAGgtcaagtcaccggaggcaaaccctcagcagtttaaagaccaactaatgaaaacagagcactgcttggaaaacctcacaaatccagctccgaacatcatcctgcttggggacttcaacctacggcacctgaaatggaagcacctggctaatacagtaatatcagaaagaataccagg is a window of Procambarus clarkii isolate CNS0578487 chromosome 41, FALCON_Pclarkii_2.0, whole genome shotgun sequence DNA encoding:
- the LOC138373248 gene encoding putative ammonium transporter 1, translated to MKLKLELTKIEREQQREALEQQRETAAIRKEEQEREIAILHLEVSLPATNMDAGHNISLLMSGENPTPMSRELDILQKDLDTLFLIVFGILIFILQTGFAFLEAGSVRSKNTTNILLKNMLDVFIGGIAYWLVGFPLAFGGGNSFSGTAYWASYGLSDEHLAFWFFQFVIATTASTIISGSMAERCAFNAYLIYTTVLSAVVYPVVSHWTWSDVGWLKTQHYQDFGGSGVVHLTGGVAALVGAVILGPRIGRFGPKGKEIRGHSVPLAALGGFILLFGFLAFNGGSQASISHEGDAVAIAKAVFNTVISASSGGIAVLLVYRSVLCGRESTWSFLMALNGSLAGMVSISAGCNVVRPWSACVIGTVGGSVFLAIHTLLPKLKVDDPLDAVAVHMGGGLWGLVAVALFQDGGIVYGGSAEVLAWNIVGALAIVAWSGGLCLLMFGSLRLLGLLRVPPEMEIAGMDILKHGEPAYPADAWLESQYDGSVNTQENKRNSNLPPNMSAPEEFGLTNSQDPAPVPGHLVYWSRAGPVPSHLSPVVSLNNHEANHLNSNNSVSEAGFTVRLGDHDLRVLVEPRDQRVQDAHCYTNEAFDETTKL